DNA from Pseudomonas putida:
GCGCCCATTGAGCTGGAAGGGACTGTCGTCGCTCACTGGCTTTTGCGGAAACATCGACGGCAACAAAGGCTTGCGGCGCATCACCGGATCACCGACCTCAGGCTTGAGTTCCTCCACCATCGCGGCAGGCAAGCTCAGGTCCAGCTTTGGCTTGGGCAATGGCTTGGCGACCGACTTGGCCAAGGGCTTCTTGCGCACAACCTTGCTGGAAGGCGTGGCCTTCCCCCTGGCCGGCGCCTTGCTCGCAACTTTGCCAGTCTTGCCCGCCGCCTGCTTGCGCACCGGCTTGGCCTCCGCCTTGGTATGCGCTGCAGACGCCTTGGTCGCAGGCTGAGCGGCATGCGCCAGGGCACCGGAAAGGCACATCGGCGTAAGGCAAAGGAACAGGACAAACGAGCGAAGCGCTTTCATGGACATCAGGGGCGTGCTGGAAAAGTGCGTATGCTCTCTGTTCTGCCCGCCCCTGGCAAGATTTACAAGAGTGATCCTGTCGACGACTTGCACAATTGATGGGCCAGCAGACCGAGCGTGATCACGGCTCGCTCGGCCTCCTTGTTCCACGGAATGCCGCAATTGAGCCGAATGCAATGGTTGAACTGCTCGGTGTTGCTGAAGATAAGCCCTGGTGCAATGCTGATCCCCTGCTCTAGCGCACGCACATGCAGATCCTGGGTATTGACTCTCCCCGGCAGGCTCACCCAGAGAATGAACCCTCCCGTGGGACGGGTCATCTGTGTACCTTCAGGGAAATGCTGCTGCACGGCCAACTGATACGCGCTGAGGTTCTTGCGGTACTCCTGGCGGATATAACGCAGGTGGCGGTCATAGCCGCCGTTTTCCAGGTAAGCGGCCACCCCCATCTGAGTCACGCTGCAAGCCGAATGGGTGGTGAAGGTCTGCAGGCGCTGGATCTCGTCCTGGTAGCGACCCGCTATCATCCAGCCCACCCGCACCCCAGGTGACAAGGTCTTGGAGAAGCTCGAGCAGTAGATGACCCGATCCAGACGATCGAACGCCTTGAGCGCCTTGGTCCGCCCCTGCTCGAACATCAGCTCGCCATAGATGTCGTCCTCGACGATCTGGATATCGAAGTCCGAGGCCAGGCGCAGCAACTGTTTCTGCCTGTCTTCAGGAATCGTGCCTCCCAAGGGATTGCTCAGGCGCGGGGTCAGCACCAGGGCCTTGATCGACCACTGGTTGGCGGCCAGTTGCAGTGCTTCCAGGCTGATGCCGGTCGACGGATCGCTGGGAATCTCGATGACCTTGAGCCCCAACAGGTCGGCCAACTGCAGCAATCCATAATAAGTGGGCGATTCGGCTGCGATCAGGTCACCCGGCCGGGTCAGCACCCGCAACGACATCTGTAGGGCATCGACGCAACCGTGGGTGACCACCACTTCGCGGGGATCGACCAACACCCCGGCGTCACGCATACGAATGGCGATCTGCCGACGCAGCGGCTCGAAACCAGGGCTGAACATGTAGCTGAAGGCGCGCGGGCTATGAAAGCGCGTCACCTTGGCCAACTGCTGATGCAGCGCCCGCACTGGCAGATAGTCAACATGCGGGACCGCCGCACCGAAGGGGAAAACGCCATCTCGTCGCGCCTCGGTCAACACCTGCTGGATGATGCTGGCACGAGTGACCAGCCCGGGCCGCTCGACCCGGGCGATTTCCGGGGTCTGCGCGGTGAGCGCCGGCGTCTGGTGCACGTAGTAGCCCGATTGCGGCCGCGCGCGGATCAACCCCTGATCTTCCAGGTTGGCATAGGCCTGCAGCACCGTGGCATGACTGACGTTGAGCTGGGCGCTCATCTTACGCACGGAGGGCACACGCTCGCCGGGCTGGTAGACACCTCGGCGGATGTCATCGGCCAGTTGCTGGGCAATGCGCTGGTACAGCAGCAGGTTGGTCATGGCGGCTCTCGAAACGCGGACGGGTTCGTTGTTCTTGTGCGACTCAAAGCCGAGTCAGAATACCGTAACAGTTACGAAGTGTACTGGGACAGATTGCAGAATAGTCAACAATACAGTCACGTAACAATCACAGAATCAACGAACCTATCCCTTCACCGACGAACGAAGCCGCCAAAGGACGACAGGAAGGGGCGCATAGCGCCCCGAGGTCAACGCGCTGGCGCGAGCTTGCCCTTCTCATCGGAGAAGACGATTTCGACCCGACGGTTCTGCGCCCTGCCCCGCTCGGACGCATTGGCGTCGATCGGATACTGGTCACCGTACCCTTCGACCTGAATGCGCTTTTCATCCACACCGAGGTCGACGAGCATGTCCGCCACGGCCTGGGCACGGTCGCGCGACAGTGCTAGGTTGTCTTCGGGAAGGCCGGTACTGTCCGTGTAACCTTCGACCCGCACCACGCGACGCGGATTGAGCTGCAGGAACTGGACGAGCTTGAGCACCGTGCGACTGGCAGAGGTCTTGAGTTCGGCCCGGCCGGTGTCGAACAGCACATCGCCCAACGTCATCACCAAGCCGCGATCGCTTTGCTCGGAGGCCATGGCCGCGATCTGCGCCTCGACCCACTTGCCCTGCTGTTGCACGCTGGCCAACTTGGCCTCGCGCAGCCCCAGCTGCAAGCGTTGACGCTCCAGGTCGAGCTTGGCCAGACGCTCTTGATTGAGGGCCAAGTTGGCATGTTCGGTGGCGATCTCACTGTAGCGCTTGCTCAAATACGCGTAGTGACGCACGTCGGAGCCGGTTCCGATATAGCTCGAGAGACGCTCGGCACGGGCCAGGGATTCACCTGCGCGAATCACATCGCGCGGCGCGCTGCGCAGCACATCGGCATCATCCTTGACCTTCTGGAAGGCGGCCGTCGCCTCATCGAGCGCCGACTCGCTGCGCTGGCTCGCGCAACCCTGTAACCCGACCAGTGCCAGCAGTGCCAGCGCGGTCATCGATTGACGACGCATCATGGCTGCACCTCCAGCTGCTTGCGAAGGCGCTTGACCCGTGTTTGCAGGACCTGGAGTTGCTCTTCGCTCTTCTGGGTCAATACCCGGGCCTCGGCCAGGCGCGCATCCAGCTCGGCCTGCTCCGCGCGCATACGCGCGTCACGGTAATCCTCGGTGGCCATGTTGGTCTTGGCTCTCGCCAGCTTGTCTTCGGCCAGTTTCAATTCCGCCACCTTCTCGGTGGCACCGACGGCCTTGGCCTGTTCCAAGGCCTGCTCGGACAGACGCATCTGCTCATTGGGCGCAGGATCGTTGGCGCAGCCAGCCAGGCCGAGCATGGCCAAGGCAAGGATCAGTGATTGGGTTCTCATTGCATTCCTACTGTTTAGGGGCATCCAGAGGCGCCTGCATCTGCGCCTTCCAGCGCTCGACATTGCGCTGCAGCACGGCCTGGGACGCCCCGGAGATCGGCAATTCTGTCAGTTTTTTTGCCAGTTGTCCGCGCAGCCAAGTGTCATTGCAAGCCGAGTTATGCGACACGGCCAGGTACAGCCCAGGCCGGTCCACCGGCAGCCCGCGGGCGATCAGGTCGTTGCCCATACCGAGGCTCTGGACCATGCCCATGCCCGAGTAACGCCCGGCCAGCACATAGTCGACCTGTCCCAGCACCAGTTTCTGGAAGGCCTGGGTCAGATTCTGAGCAGGGGCAAGTTTGAGCTGGGCCTTGGCGAAAGCCTCGAAGGCCGGTGTCAATCGGGCCCGCTCCGAAATGCTGCCCTGGTACTGGGCAAGGTCCGCCGGCCCGTCGAACACCAATGTGGCGTCATGGCGGGTCCAGACGAGGTACTCGTTGAGCTGCAACGGAGGGTGGATGTAGTCAAGGGCGGTCAACTGCTCGACCTGCATGGGCGTATCGATCAACAGGTCCATGCGCCCGCTGCGCACTTCCTCCAACGCCTGGTCGCGCTTGCCGGCGTACAGCACTTCGACCGACACCCCCAGCTCGGCTGCGACTTGACGCAGCAAGTCGACATTGGCCCCGATCAGGTGCCGAGGATCTTTCGGATCCTGCCAGGAATACGGCGGAGCATCCGGGCTGCCGGTCGCCACCAGACGTTCGCACTTGCCTGCCGCCATTGCCAATGGCGCCGAC
Protein-coding regions in this window:
- a CDS encoding PLP-dependent aminotransferase family protein, producing MTNLLLYQRIAQQLADDIRRGVYQPGERVPSVRKMSAQLNVSHATVLQAYANLEDQGLIRARPQSGYYVHQTPALTAQTPEIARVERPGLVTRASIIQQVLTEARRDGVFPFGAAVPHVDYLPVRALHQQLAKVTRFHSPRAFSYMFSPGFEPLRRQIAIRMRDAGVLVDPREVVVTHGCVDALQMSLRVLTRPGDLIAAESPTYYGLLQLADLLGLKVIEIPSDPSTGISLEALQLAANQWSIKALVLTPRLSNPLGGTIPEDRQKQLLRLASDFDIQIVEDDIYGELMFEQGRTKALKAFDRLDRVIYCSSFSKTLSPGVRVGWMIAGRYQDEIQRLQTFTTHSACSVTQMGVAAYLENGGYDRHLRYIRQEYRKNLSAYQLAVQQHFPEGTQMTRPTGGFILWVSLPGRVNTQDLHVRALEQGISIAPGLIFSNTEQFNHCIRLNCGIPWNKEAERAVITLGLLAHQLCKSSTGSLL
- a CDS encoding OmpA family protein, translating into MMRRQSMTALALLALVGLQGCASQRSESALDEATAAFQKVKDDADVLRSAPRDVIRAGESLARAERLSSYIGTGSDVRHYAYLSKRYSEIATEHANLALNQERLAKLDLERQRLQLGLREAKLASVQQQGKWVEAQIAAMASEQSDRGLVMTLGDVLFDTGRAELKTSASRTVLKLVQFLQLNPRRVVRVEGYTDSTGLPEDNLALSRDRAQAVADMLVDLGVDEKRIQVEGYGDQYPIDANASERGRAQNRRVEIVFSDEKGKLAPAR
- a CDS encoding DUF4398 domain-containing protein, whose translation is MRTQSLILALAMLGLAGCANDPAPNEQMRLSEQALEQAKAVGATEKVAELKLAEDKLARAKTNMATEDYRDARMRAEQAELDARLAEARVLTQKSEEQLQVLQTRVKRLRKQLEVQP
- a CDS encoding substrate-binding periplasmic protein, translated to MGFRKAGRVLACMAALSAPLAMAAGKCERLVATGSPDAPPYSWQDPKDPRHLIGANVDLLRQVAAELGVSVEVLYAGKRDQALEEVRSGRMDLLIDTPMQVEQLTALDYIHPPLQLNEYLVWTRHDATLVFDGPADLAQYQGSISERARLTPAFEAFAKAQLKLAPAQNLTQAFQKLVLGQVDYVLAGRYSGMGMVQSLGMGNDLIARGLPVDRPGLYLAVSHNSACNDTWLRGQLAKKLTELPISGASQAVLQRNVERWKAQMQAPLDAPKQ